Genomic segment of Pagrus major chromosome 19, Pma_NU_1.0:
GACCCCTGCAATAGCCAGTGTATCCAGTCCAATCAAATTGAAGCTATTGGGTCTCCTACCCCGATGCTTTTAAGCAGAGCGTCCCTGTAAGTGTGTAGGTTGTCTTTTGAACCAAACACTAAAGTATCTAATTTAACTGATGAAAGCACACCTTTAACCTGAAAAGTGGCGGTAAGAAGCAAAATCAGCTGCTTGTTTGCAGACTCTGTACCTTAATGTCACATGGTTAAAAACAACTGTAGTGAAGGCATTTTCAAAGGGAGGTATCCAGACATACTTAACTTTGATTCCATGCTGCTTTGTGAATAAATAAGGGCAGTATTCATGCACTCTTATTACTATTTGATATCACCTCTTACGGTGCAAACATAGCCCGCCTACACGCTACAATTTACAATACATTTAGTGTTATTGACCAAGGTCCATAGGCGCCCTGTAATTTAAGATACCGAGCACAGACTTTTACTGCACTTCACTACAGGGTTCCTAATATCCTTTGGATTGAAGGTGCTTTCGTTTGAAAACGTTAGAGGGGTAAAAAGGTAAGCGTTTCCTCAATGCAGATGGAGTTATCTGAAATCATGGCTCTAGTATTTagtcctcttcctccctctcctctcttcccctctttttctctctcgccCCTTCTTTCTCAATTGTGTCCCTCGCCTCTGGCAAATGGGagtcatttgtttgtgtgaactTCCCATAACCCGCTGCGCGTGAGACACTTATCATTCAGAGTGGGGCTGCTTCGTCCTGAGTTGTAAtacctcttctcttcctcttcttctccttcttctccttcttctcttcttctcttctcctctccgtTTTTTCCTTTCGCACCAGGAGCATGTCTGTTCCAGCTGAGTCTCACCATGGTTCATCATAAATGAGTCTCCATTTTTCTCCATTCTTTCACTCCCATATCGCCCATTTCCCCCTCCACAGTGTGCCCCCTtcagcctctccctctctcccactctcttctccctctctctctcactccaaTCTCATTCTCCATGTAATCTCGGGGTACAGAGGACCGTTTTCATTACCGCACTACTCATCTTATCATCCACCCTGTCAtctcttctgtctcctgtctTTTTTATATTCCTTTATTCTAACAAGTCTGCATCTCAGAAGCCATCAGTGGTCCACCCCTTTTCATTTCCCTAATGtaccccaaacacacacatcgacacacacacacacacaccctaccCTGGCCCTAACCCCTAGTTTCATTGCCCTAACCTGGTTCCCATCAGGATGATGTAGAGCGCACCCCAGCCCCCTGCAATTGTGTAAATcaccgtgtgtgtttgtgtatgcgttttttaaaattttttatctgtgtgtgtattatctCTGCAGGCAAAATGGGCAGTAGCAAGACAAAACAGATGAGGGAATGAGAGAATAAAGTgagacaaacatttttaaaaaaaagaggggtgagacagaaagagacaaacagcGAGAGGAAGCGAGTGATTTTAAAGGAGGGAAAGCTGTCATTGAAGGCCGAGGTGAGCCTTAACCCTCTTGCTTGCTTGCTTTAATCCCTCATTTATGTGAACTCAGCTTTGGAAATGAAGCTGTCACTGTATTTTCCTTCCCTTCACCCATGCTGTGGTATAATCAGAAACCACACATgcattcatcacacacacacacacgcacacacactgtcgcaggacagagacacagaaaatcACTCAGGAGAGGTTTTAAATTCATTCCAGAGTTGGAGGCAGAGATTCGTACAGCCTCACCTTGTCTCCTAGAGGAGGAATCATCGGATACATTGGAGACAGAGGGGAATTATGGGTAAATGCACTGGTGAGGAATGATAGTCTGCAATCTCCGGCTCTAATCTGGGATCGCTGACACATGCCATTCATTTCAGACTGTACCAATACGTCCCCCTGCACGGTGCAATCTTTTATGCCTATTTTAGAGACAAAAATCTATTCAAACATAATGGAAACAGCAATGTAAAGCTTAATAAAAAAAACGCTGAAACACACATTCGACATTCGaataattattgttgttttaacaaTCTTAATTAAACATCTTTAATGAATGTGTTAAACAGCGGATGAAAATAGCCAAAAGATTATTGATTTACAGAACACAAACATATGTAAGTATGTTCCTCTCTTTTGTTGACAGGATTggaattaaaatgtttcatacGTACTCTGCGCCATTTTAAATGCTGCAGCTAAGTAAGTAAGTGATGATTAAAATATGattaatgctttttaaattacatttatttctttccatttttgtaattattgtGACATAGAATGACAGAGGAAGGGCAAAGTACATTGATAACAGCCATTAAAGGGCAATTTGTCTATTGTGAAACCACAGACTTgtactgccatctagtggttaCAAGAGGAAGTGGATGGATGGAGTGATGGGTGAACggatgcatggatggatggaggatggagaagTTATTTGACGGATGGATGACCAGAAAAGGGGATATAACTGTTTTCAAAGTAGGTCcactttttgttgattttaaacaatttctaaaatgataaaaaaaacgtATATATGCCAAAAGGAAGTTCACTGCCCTAATCACTTAATTTAGGAAGTTCACACATTTTATCATCAGGTGAGTGAAGAGTAAATTGTGTTTAGAAGTGTCTCATAACCAGTAAGAGCCACATTTTTGGGTATTTATATACTTATAAAAATCTTTTGCACcaatacttaaaggtgcattatgtagttttggggaagacattttaatcagaatagaaatatcttcattgactgatttttatgcccaatcaaactgaataaacaaaccttaaaggacaacacaatttcatactgttttactttgtttatatttggcggaccctgccacctttctagttcaaacagtgttctggggaccttattttcctctgagaacagcttgtttattcagttacggaaaaaatatacattcttgagtttgtatcattacctcaacaatattataaatattaaaattctgagtttgaatttcttctccgaaACTACATAGggcccctttaaaataaaaaaagtgagaaaagaagaaaatgggaTCATTTTGAATACTACACCCTTAATCAACAAGTCAAATATGCAACTATatatataaagacaaaaaaaatgtcatattccTGCCCATCCTTTGCTCCTCCATCCCTCTATCTCTTCATCCTTCTCCCCCTCGTCGTCCTCCTCAGGTGGAGCGAGCGTCATACTGGTGTGTAATAGGGTGCTGTCAGTGTGGGCAGCGGCGAGGTGTGGGGAGGAGAGCGGTGCGTCTCAGATGAGATATGTGACTGGCATGCTAACACACAGTTTTatcagaggaaaaagaaagagacagggCCCCCACATCTCTCCACTATAGGCCTTTGATTAAAGCTCCCTGGgtacacacgcatgcacacacttccaaaaaacacacatacaggagtgtacacacatgcacctgCACAGATTATAAATAAATGGCAAgttggagcacacacacacatacagtatatatgcatacacacatCCTCCCGTTGTGGGTGGTGTTGTTTTGACCTAAGCCAGGTAGCTTGTCCATTATGGAGTTGATAGTAGGATTTGGCCATGTTGATTCTAGACAGCATCATCTCCTCTGCCATAAATAACCTGAGTGTTTTTTCTGAGTCACACAACAATATACAGAGAATAACAGCTCTTAGCTTTATCCCCCGGTCTCATccactgcacacaaacactcacgcATACACATAAACCCCAAGAAAATGATTGTGTGTGGACAGACATGaacaaaatgacagatttaAAAGTACAGTTGGCCCCGGCACAGCTCAGTTTCACCTTAAATTATCGTTTTACATTCTAGTTTGGCCGCAGGGTTTGTCTCAAAGTGTGTTTTCTCACATGGACGACGGGGGAAACTAGTTTGATTTTAGATGAGCAGCATCACTTGCCAATGCAGTCTCAATAGCTTGCCAATAAAGCTTTGAATAGAAACTGTATACCCCTGACCAATGGAACTGTGGGGGAACATGATGACTTCCATGAAGGAAGTAATGGACAAACCACACTCAATATTCTTGCATGTGGGGAAACCATATTGAAATACATTCTGTCAATTTATcatcatctgtctgtctatatTGTTTACCTTTCAGgatcaaatatgaaaaaaaatgtctatatccatttttttcccaagCATTGTCCACTGAAATGATTTGTTGTGGCTACAGATTAATGTTTGATTGGGAGGAAATGTTCTCCTTTACCATCTCACACTTATTCCTCtttagaaaatgaatgaatgaatgcatacTCACTTCACATGGCGTTCTGATACATGCACAGCGTATACAATAAGTGGTCCATTTACATTTAGTACCCTGTTGTATTTTCTCTCTTGACAGCAGGAGGGTGCTACTGCGTCATCACATAATGGGACTTTTGTGAGTTGTTCACTGTGTGTACAACAATCTTAAAGATTTAGttgatttgaaaacattatAATTTATGTGTAAAACCAAAGATAGGCTGTTATCTGAAAATCTACAAAGgttgtttattttcaaatcaatgatgaggatctttaattttaaaagtGTGTACTCACGTACTGCATTAAAGCACATGTGTATTTCAGTATATGGAGTGAAACTGAAATTCTCTATCAATCTCTGTCAATCACTTAACATGCTCAAATACTATGCAATTTAAAAGAATGTATAAAGGAAAAACAATTGCACATTATGAACTTATTGGGTAACATTTATGTTAACATGACTGTAATTGATTGCATCTGAGTATAAATTGTTGAATTTAATATGATCTGCGAAAAGATAAAGGTAATCAACGAACGGTTGGCCATCCATATTTCcagtattttatgttttgattaaGAAAGGGGCAGTTAATGTAAGTTTACCTTCTTCCTGCACCCGTTTTGTTCATGGAATGTAAGTGCGTTGGGTGAAAGTGTATTACGTGTCTTGTATAATTGTGTAactgaaatgagcaaaacaaaccaaatatttAATCGACTCATTCCAAATGAAACACTTAAGAAATATTcaagatttctttttaatcaaagCAGAAGTGTACACATTATCAGCACAAAccaacataaaaatacacagatgattcaaaaaatacattgaatAAAGCGAGATCGTTTAAGATGAATTATCCAAATATTTGCTATTTGACTATTTACAGTAACTtattaaaatatcaaactttttccacatttctttttgcatttaACACAATGTCTTCACAATCTATTTAAGAatgatattatttttattttcatgttgatCATGGCCACAGACTATTGTACCTcgttaaattacattttagcTGCTGACTACTATTAAGAACATTCATGTGCCGTGGTGTGAGTTACATGTATTCAAGGCCTTGTATTCAATACAAACCATCGAGTCTTCTTTTATTCACAAATCCAAAAATAGTCACTTCCTTTGTACACTCCGTATTGTAttaaaaaatcctaaaaatcAGCAACATTTCTGAAGTTCTTTAGAAAACAATTACTGATCTTAGACCAGTTTACAGGTACATTAGGTCCTATTGATGCATACAAAACAGACAATCTAATTTCAGAGTTTCTCTATTTCCGTTGTCTCTGATATTTATCATGAGATGATATTTCATACATTTGCACATAATCACAAATCGACATTTGATGTTCCTTAGTGACAGACTTGCACATAAAGAACGAGAAGGACAGAGACCATTTTCTTCACTTAATGATGCCCAGTCAAGCAAGACATTAGTCCAAAAAATCTACAGCTGAACAAAGCAAAGGTTTAGAtggcatgtttaaaaaaaaaaaatcttaaataagACTGAATCGCCATAATGTTTAAGAGCTTGTGCCTTATTGGCATGAAATTGTTGTAAAACCTGAGCTGAAAAACAGTATATTAGTTTAAGGTGACCACAAAAATGCACAGCATGTTTTGTTAAACCCTTATTTTGGCATTTCGTTAGTTCAATTTGAAAGTGACATATTGAAGTTTTAAGTGCTGCACATTGCAGCTTTGATGAGCTCTTAGTTATTGCAACCCCACCGAGAGTCAGGGGGGGGGGAAGAAGCAGCAGGATAAAGTCTAACCGCAGACACTGAACAGGGATTGCTAATAACATAACTTGGATGATGAATATGAGACAAGGAAACTGATCCAGTGTCAGCTTCTTTGACACAGCGCAGAGAGAAGTCATGGATCTGTCTGTGAGGAAGGCGAGGGGCTGGCTGGAGGACAAAGAGGCTGGGGAAAGTGTTTGTACTTCTCTGGGGCAGCACCCTGAGGGGGCGATGGGATGGGAGTGTCTGGAGAGGCTGCAGGGAcaaagagacattttatttagtCTTTCTtcaaattgaaatgttttgtgtggaaaaaaaagtatatatatagtCTGGAAAATGTATCCACAGTGGCCCACGGGAAATGTTatatctgcagctgctgctttaTAGATAGAGTTCCCATCAATCTTGTGTGGCCATTAGGTGGTGTAATATAgccaaatgcattttttatttttaaatgaaagcatACAATACAGCCAATATTCACCAATTCTtgtaaatgttaacattttatgGTTTCTTTAATATTCAGGATGCCTAtttattagtttagtttatgGTAAGTTAATGGAAACACATCTGGCACACagttttgtgacatttcaacaGAAGAGATAGATTGGACATGCACTTGCCTTTAACATTTCTTACGTGTTTGTGCCGGCCCGACTGAATGCAGTTTGTGTGATTGAATGCATGTCTCACAGTCGTGGAGTATGTGGCTCTTACCTATCAGTGGAGTGTGAGCAACAGGCATGGTGCTGATGACCAGTGTGTGTCCAGTCAAAGGGTCTTGGGCCAGCTGGGTGTGTGCTTGGTGGTGCAGGTGTGTTGGCTCTGACGTAAGGCCTTAACACATAACACATGGACTCAGTGATCAAGCCTATTTAACTCGACTCACGATCTAATatgtcacaaacacaaataacattttGCAAAGATCACataatttcattgtttggtTAGCTTGTTTTTTGGTTAAATATATACAGTTTGTCAGCATCGCTATCTTTTAACAGTTGCTTATTCACTTTACTAAATATATAATCATCATAACAATATTTGAATagcagtgtttttgttgtgttagtTCAACATTGCAGGATGCTGAAAAGTGAAGCACACACAGCTCTTTCTGTACACAGTCTTCTAAGTCAGGGTGTCATATCCTGGAGTTGTTTTTAGCATGTAGGGTGAAAAATGGAAGACATATTTAGAGATGACTTAGTACTTTATTCTCATCTTGTGCTTGAGTTGACTGTCATGGCCCTGCTTAGAATATGTTTGATGCATTCTACCTTTAACTACAGACTCgcttttttatacatatttatatatgtttgcACCGAGCGGCATCTCTTGTACCAAGTTGTCTATTTTGGCTTTGCctaatatactgtaaatgcagAGTGATGCTTTCTTTCTGCAAAATCCAAAAAACTTTTTACCCATAGTATATATCCAGGAATACTTTTTCTGAATATGTAGCcgatactttttttttacattgcttCATTCGTGTACAGGATCTCCACTGGAGCATTTGTTTGTCTTGCTGAAGGTCAACCTATTTTTCTGTCCACAGTTTTACAAGCACAGACGTGGGCCCGGTCTCACCTCCCAGCAGCATCTCGTGCAGCAGGTTGTCTATCTTGGCCAGGCCGCAGAGCTTAATGAACTGGAGCTGTTCGATCATCTGCCAGGTGATGCTCTGCAGGGTGGGCAGCAGTAGTAACAGCTCTCCAAAACGACCCCTGGAGTCATACTGACGGTCATTGATGTAGTCCTCCAGACTCATCTggacctgtacacacacaaggCCAAGTCTCCATTGGTATAAGTTACCTTGCCCTTGTAAGTTCACTGATATGttatatatttgtgtaaaaatgcaaaatagaatGCAAAGTATAATGAATATTGAAAGTAAGGCTGTTCTTTTTTATTGGAAATTATAATAGAGCATAATAGAAAAGAACTGCAGCTCTGCAATAAGCTACAAGGGTCAAATGCTCGACCTACCTGCAGACGCATGGCCTTGATCTTCGATGGGTCCCGTAAAGACTTTGCATCTGCAGATTAGGAGGCAAAGCGTGAAGTGGGGGGTGGATTGAAGAGGGTGGGGGGTGGTTGAAGGACAGGagggtgaagaaaaaaagaagaaagatcaGGGATGGGATTGAGGATATGAGAGGAATTGATGGAATGATTATGGTCAAACTGGGGCATGAAGGCAAAATGAGGGGATTTAGTGAAGGGAGAGTAAAGGGGGGCAGGTAACATAAGATGGGGGCAGGGATGATGGTCACACCAGGCATAGGAGACACTGGGATTGGGATCCAACTCTGAGGGGGAAATGTAACCAGGTGGGTGGGATTGGATGGGAAAAGAGGGATCTGGACAGAAACGATAATGGAAATGGGACAAGGTAATCATTAAGAATTATTTTACAGGCTAGATTTTCAATCTTTTTGCTGGTTTTATGCTCCAATCTTTTCTTGAAATATTAAACAAGAAATTTATGTAATTTAGTTATCTTTTAAAGGAGAgctattatgctcattttcaggttcataattttattttgcgTTGCTACTAGAATCCCTTACTCATCTTTTCATTTACTGTGACAAAAAGATGGAAATTTTAATTACAAATACAGACAATAGTTCTTGAATGAAGAGGCAAGAGCTGGAAAACAGGGCAAGCACTCATCCCCAGGAAGAgtagagagatttttttttattacctggGTCAAAGAAGACAATGGCCTTGAGCGCCGCATACTCGTTGTCGTCTATCTGAATATCCTGGAAGGGCTGGACCAGCTCGTCCAGCACTCGGTTGGCTACCCGACAGATCTCTGCTTCAGGACTGTTCCTGTGGATCACACAGCCATTACCTGCAGACACAGAGCGTATCAGTCAGCGGTTGTGTTGTAGGGAATCAACAGGAGGCTAGTGTGTCGGTGTGGAAGCGTGAAGGGAATAGTTTTATACTTTTAGCCTTGAGAGAAAGATAAGTTGGATCTTGTAGATTTTTTTCAGGCCTATTTAAGGGTTCCAGTCAAGGTTGTGGTGAAGAGGAGTGGGAGTATGTGTGCTTGCAGTGGACGGATGTGCCTACAGTACGATGTTGCTACATGCCCCAGTAATGAGTAATGCCGTTTACACGAGACACTTTTTGAAgtcacaaagaaacacaaacctTTAGTTAATCATTGTCAGCTAACACAACATTTGATCAGTCTTCGCACTTCAGCGCTGACTGCACCACATATAAATAAGATGCCATTCTGTCGGCCAGTTTGTACCTAAAAGCAGGAAGTCCTTGAATGGCATTGACCTTTTGGCGACCCCGAGCAAGAGGTGTTCACCTGCATGAGCCCTGAGCAAGCTCAcctggagacaaacacacacgcacagttaAACAAATAACAGTGAAGAATGCAACAATGCATCtcccacacacatcacacagggGCCATAATGTACTAGTTGTTTACTATATTCACCTGTGAGTGCATTTGGTTGATTTAAGAGGATCTTTTTCTAACTGAAAGTGCTTTGACCGGGAAAAGCTCTTTGTTAGAGAAGCAAGCACACCCACACAAGCTTAGCACAAGCGATAAACAAGGACGGCAAAAGTACTCATGTCTGAAAGGTGTTGGTTTTAACTTCTAAACATGAGATAAAATATGCGAGAGAATGACGGTATGCAAGCAATAGCCTCATGCATCAGAGCCGTGTTACCTGGTCATCTAGTGGCAGTTCCCCAAAGGCAGGAATATATTTGGCCCATTCCACCAACACCAATAACTGTTGTCTCATAGAATCACAAACATCCCCGACAGAGCCTGACTTCTGCTCTGATATGTCTGAGATTCCAACTGGAGCAGTGATCTGGAGAGACACAGATAATGAGAGTTTTCTTGGTCATAATTCGTAGATTTCCTTGTGCTTTTATAATCAGCTCACATATAACCATCataggaaaataaagaaaaaactgtcACCTGTTGGGACAGTGATTCTGCCTGGGCCAAAATAGTGATAGGCGGCAAGTCTTGGGAGTCAGGGATACTTCTTCGGGAGCTGATCCGATCTCTCTCGTTCTGTACAGCTTAAAAAGAACAGACTGTTactgtgtgtgaaacagaacGAGCAATAAAAAGGAACAGGAAGAAACTCCCGTTGTTTACTTATTGTAAAAATTAACTAACTTTCAAACAGGCATATGTCCAGTGGTCCTGCTAATATTCAAGTCCTAGTCCTCAAGAATTTGCTCAAGTTTGTCATCATAACTGTTGAGACAGGCACTGGGCCAGTTAATATTTAGGAAAATAACCATACAGGCTGGCATCAGCAAGAGGAGTCAAACGTTAACCAGTTGCGATCCAGAACAACATGTTTGAACAACACATGATTAGGTGTCGTAAAACTTTGTGCCAAGGTTATACCCctcataaatacacacacagagactaagtaatcactttttttatgGCTGAGCCAGTTTCAACCATCTTGAATTTGCTTACAGATTCTCTGACGACAGCTTTTACCCTCAGTGCCACTACTTAAGTCTATACCTTGTCTTCgtagggaaaaaaaaatcaactacTGACAAACACACCATGACCATCAGGTAGTGTTTGTCCAAAAATACTCATGTAAACTTTAAGTGCAGTTCGAAATGTAAGAATACATTCATGATCATCAAGGTCAGGAGGGAGGTTTCCAAACCTTCTTTCTTCATGCCAGCCCTAAAGCATTTGTTGAGTCTGCAGAAACGACACTGGTTCCTCTTATCTTTATCCACAATGCACTGCCTGCTGAACCTGCATACAACGAACATAAAATGCTATAAGTAACTTAACATAGCATAATATGATGACAGTGTACTGTAACATAATGACATGATGAGTGGGCTAAAAAGTCAGTCATATGTTGGAGTTCTATTTAGATTTCTGCACATGATCAGAAAGATGCACAAGAGCATATTTATATAGCaagttttttttcatctgtataTGTTTTTACTGTCTGTACCTGCAGGTGTAGACATGGCTCTTGCGAATGGAGCGTCTGAAGAAGCCTTTGCAGCCGTCACAGCTGGAGGCTCCGTAGTGTTTCCCTGTGGCTTTGTCTCCGCAGATGGCACAATTAGAGCTGACTCCATCTGGACCGGGCAGGTTCTGCTCTGTCGGCATGCTGTCTGAAACACACGAAAACACTCCTGCAGGtaaatacacatatatgtgtgcAGTTTTGTAAAAAGTAGCCAAACATCATAATTGAGTAAAAGTTCATATATCATGGTAATTAATTACTTTGGTAAACATGAAACTAACCAATGTGAATGGTACTTGAgtcaaagtcttaaagtatctgatattagatGTAAGTGTCATTACCTTACCTTATCAACTTTATTAAGAATaattatatttacttttatgtACACAAAGGTTGACTAACCCTAATCCTAGCCTGACCCTTTTTTATAATCTGATcgttgataaaaaataattgattcaaaaatgtgctactttgacTCCAATGCAGAGCGCGATCTGCAAAGTgagtaaaaatatgaaataaatgtagtggaaaacaaaaacagttgaaaactttttaaaaattagacAGAATTGTCAACAGAatgagaagaaataacagttttgacattgcAAGGCCTGTGTACTGTGCtacagagatatctactgaagttagcattcTAACCAGCTAGCTTGTTCTGGTCCTGTGCCTAGATAACTGCAGCTCTACTTAGAAGCAGTTAGCGATTACTCCGGTGATATGCTGCCGCCTGTTTGTGTAAAGTAGCCTATGAATTCAACATGTAGtcagttcttacatactgcacctttaaaggcaCAATATCTGCCTCCAACATGTAGTGGACTGGAAGTATAAATTAGCAGGAAATGggagtactcaagtaaaatacaagtgACTCAAAATTGAACTTGagcaaatgtacttagttacattccaacaCTGCATATACACACAAGCTCACACATCTGTATTGTACATATATTGTTATAGACACAAATATACTCAACACAACTGTACAGTATTGCAAAGGTagacccactctacctcctgagccacatcCCCTTCAATGTGATTCTAGCATCTTACAACTGTAGTTAATGTAATCTGCGTATATTCCACAGTCTAACTGCAGGTTATGTGTACTGCGGTTTGTAACTGCAAAGTCATTtgtgctgtgtttggtttgCATATTATAGTCGATGCATCTGCAAAACATAAATCAGAATAAAGAACAAATGGAAGTTCAATCATCGggcatttaaaatgttactgtTGCTGTCTGTATTTTTACTCAATGTCATCAACATTCTCATAATCATCATGATCGTCACCATTatcagtagcagcagcagtatcgTCATCATGATCAAAaccataatcatcatcattgtctGCATAGTTATAGTCCTGTCGAACACAAGATCATAGCATGTGTATGTAAAACTCATCAGCACAGGAACATTGA
This window contains:
- the hnf4g gene encoding hepatocyte nuclear factor 4-gamma isoform X2; the protein is MKYPPAPQSKSLLDMEVANYCEGLDPSYSTLGFENAEVLYGGGDSMPTEQNLPGPDGVSSNCAICGDKATGKHYGASSCDGCKGFFRRSIRKSHVYTCRFSRQCIVDKDKRNQCRFCRLNKCFRAGMKKEAVQNERDRISSRRSIPDSQDLPPITILAQAESLSQQITAPVGISDISEQKSGSVGDVCDSMRQQLLVLVEWAKYIPAFGELPLDDQVSLLRAHAGEHLLLGVAKRSMPFKDFLLLGNGCVIHRNSPEAEICRVANRVLDELVQPFQDIQIDDNEYAALKAIVFFDPDAKSLRDPSKIKAMRLQVQMSLEDYINDRQYDSRGRFGELLLLLPTLQSITWQMIEQLQFIKLCGLAKIDNLLHEMLLGGLTSEPTHLHHQAHTQLAQDPLTGHTLVISTMPVAHTPLIASPDTPIPSPPQGAAPEKYKHFPQPLCPPASPSPSSQTDP
- the hnf4g gene encoding hepatocyte nuclear factor 4-gamma isoform X1, with protein sequence MHIPDRNRNTDSMPTEQNLPGPDGVSSNCAICGDKATGKHYGASSCDGCKGFFRRSIRKSHVYTCRFSRQCIVDKDKRNQCRFCRLNKCFRAGMKKEAVQNERDRISSRRSIPDSQDLPPITILAQAESLSQQITAPVGISDISEQKSGSVGDVCDSMRQQLLVLVEWAKYIPAFGELPLDDQVSLLRAHAGEHLLLGVAKRSMPFKDFLLLGNGCVIHRNSPEAEICRVANRVLDELVQPFQDIQIDDNEYAALKAIVFFDPDAKSLRDPSKIKAMRLQVQMSLEDYINDRQYDSRGRFGELLLLLPTLQSITWQMIEQLQFIKLCGLAKIDNLLHEMLLGGLTSEPTHLHHQAHTQLAQDPLTGHTLVISTMPVAHTPLIASPDTPIPSPPQGAAPEKYKHFPQPLCPPASPSPSSQTDP